The proteins below come from a single Polynucleobacter sp. MWH-UH23A genomic window:
- a CDS encoding PTS fructose transporter subunit IIA has protein sequence MAGIVIVAHTPVASAMLGFVEHTFGALPERIRAVDIPPHEDVKASFDRVLKAAYGVNSGNGVLILTDVMGATPANVASKLEGLGPLSGLNTPVVVLAGLNLPMLMRCVSHRTEDLEELAQKALAGGQNGILRLGAKVSQA, from the coding sequence ATGGCAGGAATTGTAATTGTTGCGCATACCCCTGTAGCCAGCGCAATGCTAGGATTTGTAGAGCATACGTTTGGTGCTTTGCCTGAGCGTATTCGGGCTGTGGATATTCCACCTCATGAAGATGTCAAAGCTAGTTTTGACCGAGTCTTAAAAGCTGCCTATGGAGTGAATTCGGGTAACGGTGTTTTGATCTTGACTGATGTGATGGGTGCGACACCCGCAAACGTGGCTTCTAAGCTAGAGGGCTTGGGTCCGCTATCAGGATTAAATACGCCCGTGGTTGTTTTGGCTGGGCTAAATCTTCCGATGCTAATGCGTTGCGTTTCTCATCGCACCGAAGATCTCGAAGAGTTAGCCCAAAAGGCTTTGGCTGGTGGCCAGAACGGTATTTTGCGCTTAGGTGCAAAAGTAAGCCAAGCGTAA
- the gshB gene encoding glutathione synthase: MDLLFIADPLESFKIKKDSTLAMMRVAQEAGHRLWFCQSRNVLWKDNLVVADCQSLVIKPTSSSWYELGELESRSLNVFSAVLMRTDPPFDIEYLNTTWLLSAAVRQGAKVFNSPSAVRDHSEKLSITEFPELIPPTLVTRELSAVEEFHRQHRDIVIKPLDGMGGMGVFRVGADGLNLASIVETLGENGARTLMVQRFLPEIAQGDKRVLLIGGEVAPFALARIPQGAEIRGNLAAGGKGVAMPLTDAEKHVAEKLAPILNQRGLFLVGLDLIGGRLTEINVTSPTCFVEITDQTHFDVPQFWLKALERAVS; the protein is encoded by the coding sequence ATGGATCTTTTATTTATTGCGGACCCTCTAGAATCTTTCAAGATAAAGAAAGACTCCACTCTAGCGATGATGCGTGTTGCTCAAGAGGCGGGTCATCGCTTATGGTTTTGCCAAAGTCGCAATGTTCTATGGAAAGACAATTTAGTAGTTGCTGATTGTCAGAGCTTAGTCATTAAGCCAACCTCCTCGTCTTGGTATGAATTGGGTGAACTTGAGTCACGATCCTTAAATGTTTTCTCTGCTGTGCTTATGAGGACGGACCCCCCGTTTGATATTGAGTACCTGAATACAACTTGGTTGCTCTCTGCGGCAGTTAGACAGGGCGCAAAAGTTTTTAATAGCCCAAGCGCGGTCCGCGATCATTCTGAAAAACTTTCCATTACTGAGTTCCCTGAATTAATTCCACCGACATTAGTCACTCGAGAGTTAAGTGCGGTTGAAGAGTTTCATCGTCAACATCGTGACATCGTGATTAAGCCCCTTGATGGCATGGGTGGGATGGGTGTATTTAGAGTTGGTGCTGATGGTTTAAATCTGGCAAGTATTGTTGAGACGCTTGGCGAAAACGGCGCAAGAACATTGATGGTTCAACGCTTTTTGCCGGAGATTGCCCAAGGCGATAAGCGTGTATTGCTGATTGGTGGCGAAGTAGCGCCGTTCGCTTTAGCTCGTATTCCACAGGGCGCAGAAATTCGAGGTAATTTGGCAGCTGGAGGCAAAGGAGTTGCAATGCCTTTAACGGATGCTGAAAAACACGTTGCAGAGAAGTTAGCCCCTATTTTGAATCAACGCGGTTTATTCTTAGTGGGATTGGATTTGATCGGCGGTCGTCTTACTGAAATTAATGTGACTAGCCCGACCTGTTTTGTTGAAATAACAGATCAAACCCATTTTGATGTACCTCAATTTTGGTTAAAGGCGCTTGAAAGGGCGGTGTCATAA